The following nucleotide sequence is from Corylus avellana chromosome ca7, CavTom2PMs-1.0.
ACTTAGTTGTTGAAGCCTCTATTTTTCTCATCGAAAATGTCGTAAAGACCGGACATGTAACGGGGAGTTACTGTCGCCACGTCAAGAGTCTCGTTAGGATGAGACATGTGACCGGAGCAGAAGATGGGGTCTCTGGTTTCTCATCAGGAACAGCGTCAGAGCGAGGATGTGACTGCAGCAAAAGTTGGACTCCTTGGTTCTTCGTTAGGAACCCCGTCAGAATGGGACAAGTAACATGTGCAAAGTTGAACTCCTTGGTTTCTTGTCAGGAAGCTCGTCAGAACGGGACTAGTGACGAGAGCAAAATTGATGCCTCTATTTTATCATCCCGAACCCTGTCAGAAGGGGACATGTAACGAGACTAAAGTTGGATTGCCTGGTTTCCTCGTTAGCTGGTGCATTAAGACGGGATATGTGACGAAgatgagacatttgttcttcccgTCATAATGGAGCTGCTTTCTCGTTAAGATGTGGATTTTTTAGATCTACAAATATGTCCTTTCTGTCATAATGGGAAAGTGTCCCATTAGGACGTGATGAAGAAAATGGTCTCCTATAAATAATCATCCTATCACTATTCTTTCTTTAGactttggaattttattttgagAGCTCTCTCTTCTCTGAAGTCTCGTTTTCTCCAGTAGTACTGGGCCCTGGTGGAATTTATAATCAAGAGGGGACCTGATATAGCTAGAAGCTGCCCTTTCTCTAGTGTCGCATCTTAGCCTTTGGTGCGTTGCCTTTCTTGCTTGATGATGATAAATTTGGTATCTTTGGTTTGTGTTTGGTGAAGAAGTCTATTGAAGGGTCGGTGAGGAGATGCACTGCTTGAAGATGGTCATGATTGAGACAAGCTGTGAAGCTTATTGTTCTTGCTAAGTTtagaggtcctcaaggttgTGAGTATCGTCTATTCTGTAACTGTGAATCTTCATTTAAtggtttcttgggtttggctgccccgtaGTGGTTTTTACCATGAGGTgctcaagggttttccacttcataAACAAAATCTGTGTTGtggttatgtttgtttatttttctattgtGCATGTTTTGTGTTTGTAGATATGGCTTGTAGAACATGATCcttataaactttcaatttgtatcagaatgggtttgtttattttttactaaCGTCTTGAGTGtgttcttaatctttttttttttttttttttactgttgtTATCATGTCTTTGAATAGTCCTTTTTCTGGATGAACTTGGTTGTTTAAAAGACTTCAATATGTCCTTAGTTTCTTGTGATAATGTTGCAGAATCTCTTAATTCTGCTGAATGTCTTGAAATTGATAATAGCAATCCTGCTCTCTTTGGAAGCCTtgttatattcctataatatgaTGTCTAAGGAACTTTGCACTATTAATCTTGAGAATGATCATATTAAGGAAGACTTGAACAGAGTTAATTCTGAAGTAGATATACTCACTCTGGATAATGAGATGAAAAGAGAAGATCTTCGGATTGCTGAACAATCTAGGGTGTCTCTTAGTAGATATATTGATTATTCCTCTCATGATCCATGTTTCCCTAAGATTCGTGGCTCATGCTTTCACTATGGAGTCCAAGGACATTTTCGTGATAAATGTCCTCTTGTGAAGAAAAAGGAGTCTAAGTCTTCTAAGGCTAGTCCTAGTGAGAAAAACTCTGGTTTTGTTCATCAACATCTGGATCTCATAAATTCTAAACTGGATTTTCTTACTAATGTGATTACTAATTTATACCCCTCATCTGTTGTTCATAGTCAAGAGTTTAGTAAATGCAGTTGCTCTTTTAAGAAGGTTCAATCAGAAAATCATGACCATGTTCATCTTGTTGCTCATACCTCCTTAAAAGCTCTTGATTCATGTCTTTGGTACCTCAATAGTGCTTGTTCTAAGCATATGTTGAGGGACAAGTCTATGTTTAACTGTTTAAATGAGTACAGGGTTGGTAGTGTTACATTTGGTGATGGAAATCATGCTTAGATCAAACGAAGGGGTTCAATCAAAATCAAAGGAATTCTAGAGATTCATGAGGTGCTCTATGTAAAAGATCTCAAAGCCAATCTTCTCAGCATCTGCCAAATATGTGATGAAGATCAGATTGTGCAATTTTCTAAGAAGGAATGTAATGTGTTTTATGTGGACGGTAAATGGATTATGGGAGGGGTGAGCACTTCTGATAATTGCTATGGGATTGGTTCTAAGACACCTATCAGTTGCAAGCATGCCAAGCTAGACATTTCCGAACTATGGCATCAACGTCTGGGTCACTTGAACTTCAAGGACCTATACAAATTCTCTAAGGATGAGCTGATCAGTGATTTGCCCAAGTTAGGTAAACTTGAAAGAATGGTGTGTGGGCCTTGTCAGATGGGGGAACAAATCAAGTCTTAGCATAGAGCAACAAAATCCATTCACACCTCCTTCTCTTTGGAATTGCTTCACATgtatcttataggtcccacaaGAAGTGAGTGTATGGGAGGAAAGAAATACATCATGGTGGTTGTGGATGACTACTCAAGATTCACTTGGGTAATTTTGCTGAAAGATAAGTCAGAAGCTTGTGATCAAGCTAAAATTTTGTTCAAAAGGATCCAAAATGAAAAGGGATATGCCATTCAACGTATAATAAGTGATCATGGAAGAGAGTTTGATAACTCATGTTTTGAAAAACTCTGTGAAGAGACAAGCATAAAGCAAGAGTTCTCATCACCCATCACACCTCAGTAGAATGGAGTTGTTGAAAGGAAGAATAGAGTCGTCCAAGATCTGGCTCGAGCTATGTTACATGGGAAGAATCTTTCTATATATTTCTGGGGAGAAGCTGTCAATACTGCCAGTCACATTATCAGTAGAGTTTATTGAAGTCCCAGCACTAAGAAGACATTGTATGAGATTTGGAAGTGGAAGAAACCTACAGTGAAATATTTCCACATCTTTGGAAGTAAATGCTTCATACTACGTGACAGGGAAAATCTTTGTAAATTTGATACCAAGAGTGATGAAGGAATCTTTCTCAAATATTCTCATTCTAGTAGAGCATATTGGGTTTACAATAGTCGAATGGACTCTATCATGGAATCTATTAATATTGTAGTTCATGATGAATCCTCTGATGTCAGGATTCAATCACTTGAAAGTGAAGAGAAGCCCGTGGAAGTTGAAGAGCTAGCTGTGGAGGAATCATAAGAGATAGTGGAAATTGGTTCACCTGAGTCAAATGATGAGTCCACTAGCCCTAAAGTTGTGTCTAAAGACACTCCTTCAAGTCTAATCTTGAATCAacccaagaaaaatattttaagaaggATTGGAGAAGGAAAGTAGCTTCTGAACAGGGTTTTAAATCAAGTTTCTCACATGTATTATTTGCCTCAATTCGAACCTAAAAAGGTTCAAGAAGCTCAATAAGATGAGAGCTGAGTTGAAGCTATGCACGAGGAATTGAATCAATTCACTAGAAATGACGTTTGGACCTTGGTTCCCAAACCTAGTGACCCGAATGTCATAGGTACAAAATGGATCTTCGAGAACAAGTCTGATGAACATGGGAATGTGATATGAAATAAGGCTCGATTGGTTGCTCAAGGTTATACTCAAATTGAAGGGATAGACTTTGATGAGACATTTACTCTAGTTGCCAGACTTGAGTCTATTCAAATTCTGGAATAGCATGAAATTTTGGTGTTAAATTGTACCAAATGGATGTTAAAAGCGCCTTTTAAAATGGGATTTTTCGAGAAGAAGTTTATGTGGAACAGCCTAAAGGGTTCAAAGATCCCCATCGCACTGATCATGTATACAAACTGAAGAAAGCTTTGTATGGGTTGAAACAGGCACCTAGAGCTCGGTACGAGAGACTGATAGCTTATCTTGTCTCACATGGGTTTACTTGTGGAACAGCTGACTGCacttttttcattcaaaagaaGGGAAAAGATAAGTTGATTGCTAAAATCTATAAGGATGACATAGTGTTTAGAGCTACAGTtgactctcactctcactcttttgctgacaaaatgaaaaaaatgtttgaaatgaCCATGGTTAGGGAGCTATCATATTTCCATGGTCTATAGGTTCAACACTTAGACCAGGAAATGTTTGTCTCTCAAACCAAGTATGCTGAGGATCTTGTGAAAAAATTTGGTCTTGATGGAAACAGTCACGTTTGGACCCCAATGagtgatgtgtgccaaatattgcatatttggaccctttaatttacttgtgttaatcctttagttgtgttattatctgatgttttgtgttagttttgtgtttttagtattttgtaggtcattgaagaaaaactacttttcagaagaaaacatactttgagatgacctagatgatgtggttaagcttaaccaaatccaagaaatggttaaatcggattaaagataagattggattaaagttcagattggataaaattttggatttgattcaaGTTCAGATTCTACACACgttttagtattttgaccataactctctactcaaatattggattgaagtgattcaaacggcattggaaagctaactaaaaataatacaattcgttatgaaataggattttcctaattcagatggttactatgccaaaatcaccccgtaattaaaggacacaaatctggacgaatcctattccgattttagacttctattttgactgggagacagacctttgaattatctaggtttacttgggcttctaggacttctctaaacctataaatagacttctttgcattcaagaaaatacacACAATcatagagagcaaaattctacagtttttctctttttagtttaggttttctttagatttaggttttatttttatgtggagctaaattcccaactaaggttggggatgaagcctcaccgatgaagaacatcaaaactttcatgtaagtctttatttatttgattttattgggtttagtatttcaattgttttacatattttcaatgtgtggagtgattcttggatatcttttgtgattcaaggatacgcttgatgatttaagataatttcacataattgattgcttgattttatttgcctaaataattcgatatcccttgtgatttgttctacggatacatttggtgtttcaattaagattggatatcttttgtgatttatggatacatctgatgatttaattgatattggattccttttgtgatttgtccaatgaatggatacatgggatgattttgattaactgttgaagcatagtaaaacatatctcagattttaattgtgagaacttcagataaatattgatgaacatggagtatgtcgttatgattcggtgagtgtggattcccaaaccttaatctttatcttttattttattttatttaggttatgtttatcctttaattttcaaaactcaaaattcatactttttttggaactaggttaggataaaattagtttagttataatttgttcttcaaaaacacaattttctatgggttcgacctcgcacttgcaaaacattatattgcaaacgattcgtgcacttgcgagtattaaaatttgcacaacaatgaGCATTAGTGTAAAACTTTCAGCAGATTTCACTGGAAAAAAGTTGAGCAAACACTTTACGAAAGTATGATAGAAAGTCTCATCTACCTCACTGCAAGCAAACTAGACATCTCCCTCAGTGTTGGTGTGTGTACTCGGTTTCAAGCAAATCCCAAGGAATCACATTTAACTGCCATCAAACGCAACATCTGTTATGATAATGATACTGTGAATTATGGGATTTGGTATTCCAAGAACACCAACCTAAACTTGGCAGGTTATTCTGATGTTGACAGGGCAAGCTGTGTTGTTGATAGGAGGAGTACCTCAGGTGGATGTTTTTACGTGGGAACCAATCTAGTGGCTTGGCTGAGCATGAAACAGAACTCTATCTCTCCACAGCAATCTGCTAGCAGTTGCTGCACATATCTCCTATGGATGAAGAAGCTTTTGGCGGACTATGGCCTTGATCAAGAGAAAATGGTGGTGTTTTGTGACAATCAGAGTGTTTTAGGTTTTAGATTGGCCTAGTTCAATGACTGTTCATGTAATGTTTatgtgtttaaaactttgagtGTTTGCATTCAAAACCTTAAGGGTTGTTTGAGAGGTAGTCTGTTGTGTTCTTAGGGCCTCCAGAGGagttctttattttcttgtcaGAACCCCCATCAAAACGGGACTAATTGAAGAGCTACTGGTTTCCCATCAGAACCCCCGTCAAGACGCAACATGAGACGGGCATGGTAATTGAAGCCTCTGTTTCTTCTCGTTAGGAGTGTCGTCAAGACAGGACATGTAATAGGGAGTTATTGTCACCGCGTCAAGAGTCTCAATAGGACGAGACATGTAATGGGAGTAAAAGTGGTCTCCCTAGTTTCTAGTCAGGAACTACGTGAAGACGAGAAAGTGACAGGAGCAAAAGTTGGACTCCCTGGTTTCCCATTAGGAACAGCGTCAAGACGAGGATGTGACAGGAGCAAAGATGGACTCACTAGTTTCTTGTCAGGAATGGTGTTAGGAGGAGGATGTGAAGGGAGCAGATGTTGGACTCCCTGGTTTCTCGTCAGGAACCCCGTTAGGATGGGACATGTAATGGGACAAAAGTTGGACTCCGAGGTTTCCTATCAGCTGGTGCGTCAAGATTGAACATTTGACAAAGAAGAGGCATTTTGCATTCCTGTTAGAACGTTATTGCTGACTCGCTTGGACGTGAAAATCTCAGATCTACGAAATCTGTTCTTCCCGTCATAACGAGAAAGTGTCCCGTTAAGTCGTGACGAAGGAAATGTTTTCTCTATACAAGGATTTCTGTCACTGTTCATTCTTCAAactttgggaatttattttGTTGTGCTCTCTCTTCACTAAAGTCTCTTTTCTCCACTAGCACTAGGTCCTGGTGGTACTGATATTCAAGAGGGAATGTGATATTGTTTAGAGCTTCCCTTTCTCTTGTTTGGTGCCTTAGCCTTTGGCAtgttgataagtgctaaatgtTAATCTCATAGTTTTGTTATAACTTGATGTTTAgtattgtttttgagttttcttgcattttttagaattttgaagaaaaacaagCATTTCCGACATGTTCCAAACTTAAAAGATATTTTGGCAAAAAAGCTAAAggaagtgtgctcgagcgcccAATCCAGAGGGATCAAGTGTAGTCATGTGATTGAACATCCAATCTAGATGGATCGATCACAGTCGCGCGCTGGAACACAGTGAAGTAGGCAGACCCGTTTTGGAAGGATTCTAATCCAACTCAAACTGGATTTTGGAGTTGTTAGGCTGCAGGAATCTACTAGGGTTGTTCCAAACTCTGTAAATACTCCCTCAATTCGTCCAAATAGAAGACACAAGatttgggagaggaattggaggctagaTCAAAAAGTGTTTtcggtttttcttcttttccttattattttcttatgaggATGATTTTCATCCGAATTATGCGTGACTAATACTTTAGTTGGGgctcgattgaagccctaatcatgtctctttaggacTCCAATTTGCCTTGCTACAATTCATGTTTtgatacttaacttgattatttttggttttactgaattcctcacatgaatgtgtttaattatcatatgcatatggtatggatgTGTTATTTaggtcaatttggatgaccaagttcTGGGCCTATTAGAGTGACAAAATAAccccatcacaggttcttggattaatcaacatgaaaaaccaaaagtagataccatgctctaggcttcatgtgtttgtctaTCTCCaaagttttatgctttcttgaagaacaacttattagataccatgctaaatcctttgagaaagaaaaaaattgagtagaTACCATacttaattcgttgcttagggataTCAATAGcctaaggagtagataccatgcccttaggttggcaaatattGAGTATCTTGATACAGTTGTAGCATTGTGCATGTTGTTTATCTTATtcgagtatgattagtggtggatatcgaaaCCCTACATTTCCTTCTTATTATTTAAACTCAATCTTTTATCTCGTTtcattcaaatatttatttaggGAATTCTTTTTAtgcataatttatattaatCCTCATGGGAAAGATCTCGTACTTTCTCTTtttactatcgttttgatcttgtgcacttgcgagcaAAACGTAATTTATTCTCCTAttatttaggtggatatttgcacaacaagtttttggcgctgttaCCGGGGATTGCGTTGAAGGATGTTTAGAAGTTTTTCCTTAagtttagttaattatatttaaatcttaatttgtttatgttttttgttttgcagttctgtttttgttttgtagaagtgcaatcgagcgcccAATCCAGATGGATCGAGCCTAATCGTGAGATCAATCGCAAATCCAGGGCGATTGAGTGCCTTCTTCCAAATAGCAGCATTGAAGCTACTGTAAGTACataatctgatttttttttttcatgcaggGTTGTTGATCTTAGAATTTAGCCATCATTCCATACGATCTAGAAATTGAACGCGCCATTTGACAAAGGCAAAGAGACAACTCCGAAACCTAAGAAGAATTCGAAGTTGAGGATAAGATGGAAGAAAAGCATGTCGAGAATCCACCACTAGCGCGAAGACCTATGAAAAGTTCCTTCATTCCCCAAAACCTCAACTAGCAATCATGCATTGATTTTGAGCCCATTGTGTAGAGCAATTACAATTTATCTTCGCATCTGCTCAGTATGGTTCAATACTATCGCGGCACACCTACAAAGGACCCATATCTGCACATTCTGGATTTCTGCGACCTATGCAAAACGCAGAATATCCATGGCCTAACCGCAGAAGGAATCAGGttatttctctttcctttttccttaaaagataatgctaagctTTGGTTAAATTCTTTGGCTATGGGTTCTATTCACAACTAGGAGGAGTTGGCTgcaaagttcttaaagaagttcTTCACAGCCCAAAGGACAAGTTGAGGAGGGAGATTTAGACCTTCCAACANNNNNNNNNNNNNNNNNNNNNNNNNNNNNNNNNNNNNNNNNNNNNNNNNNNNNNNNNNNNNNNNNNNNNNNNNNNNNNNNNNNNNNNNNNNNNNNNNNNNNNNNNNNNNNNNNNNNNNNNNNNNNNNNNNNNNNNNNNNNNNNNNNNNNNNNNNNNNNNNNNNNNNNNNNNNNNNNNNNNNNNNNNNNNNNNNNNNNNNNNNNNNNNNNNNNNNNNNNNNNNNNNNNNNNNNNNNNNNNNNNNNNNNNNNNNNNNNNNNNNNNNNNNNNNNNNNNNNNNNNNNNNNNNNNNNNNNNNNNNNNNNNNNNNNNNNNNNNNNNNNNNNNNNNNNNNNNNNNNNNNNNNNNNNNNNNNNNNNNNNNNNNNNNNNNNNNNNNNNNNNNNNNNNNNNNNNNNNNNNNNNNNNNNNNNNNNNNNNNNNNNNNNNNNNNNNNNNNNNNNNNNNNNNNNNNNNNNNNNNNNNNNNNNNNNNNNNNNNNNNNNNNNNNNNNNNNNNNNNNNNNNNNNNNNNNNNNNNNNNNNNNNNNNNNNNNNNNNNNNNNNNNNNNNNNNNNNNNNNNNNNNNNNNNNNNNNNNNNNNNNNNNNNNNNNNNNNNNNNNNNNNNNNNNNNNNNNNNNNNNNNNNNNNNNNNNNNNNNNNNNNNNNNNNNNNNNNNNNNNNNNNNNNNNNNNNNNNNNNNNNNNNNNNNNNNNNNNNNNNNNNNNNNNNNNNNNNNNNNNNNNNNNNNNNNNNNNNNNNNNNNNNNNNNNNNNNNNNNNNNNNNNNNNNNNNNNNNNNNNNNNNNNNNNNNNNNNNNNNNNNNNNNNNNNNNNNNNNNNNNNNNNNNNNNNNNNNNNNNNNNNNNNNNNNNNNNNNNNNNNNNNNNNNNNNNNNNNNNNNNNNNNNNNNNNNNNNNNNNNNNNNNNNNNNNNNNNNNNNNNNNNNNNNNNNNNNNNNNNNNNNNNNNNNNNNNNNNNNNNNNNNNNNNNNNNNNNNNNNNNNNNNNNNNNNNNNNNNNNNNNNNNNNNNNNNNNNNNNNNNNNNNNNNNNNNNNNNNNNNNNNNNNNNNNNNNNNNNNNNNNNNNNNNNNNNNNNNNNNNNNNNNNNNNNNNNNNNNNNNNNNNNNNNNNNNNNNNNNNN
It contains:
- the LOC132187932 gene encoding secreted RxLR effector protein 161-like — protein: MIESLIYLTASKLDISLSVGVCTRFQANPKESHLTAIKRNICYDNDTVNYGIWYSKNTNLNLAGYSDVDRASCVVDRRSTSGGCFYVGTNLVAWLSMKQNSISPQQSASSCCTYLLWMKKLLADYGLDQEKMVVFCDNQSVLGFRLA